A window of the Deinococcus humi genome harbors these coding sequences:
- the dprA gene encoding DNA-processing protein DprA, giving the protein MIRATPADEVSELLALLILRLTPNLGPRRIEALRRHFGGAGAALNAPLAQLRDVPGLDARSMASIGQPKAAAGAQAELDKARRMGVTLLGRGLDGYPAALESLGDPPPVLWVLGDLPDLDVVPRAVGIVGTRAASPHAVSLTRSISGDLARVGVVVVSGLARGIDTAAHGAAVEAGGHSIGILGSAVNVIYPRENERLAERLTLISEYPLDTGPAQHHFPTRNRLIAALSAGTLVVEGERKSGSLITATHALECGRTVFAVPGRAGDPRAAGPHALIRDGAVLTETAQDVLDELGWGQVPASPMPDLPPEQARVLVALGAPATLDDLQSGTNLPLPELQTALVMLQLLGLAEEIGGRWARR; this is encoded by the coding sequence GTGATCCGAGCGACGCCCGCCGACGAAGTTTCCGAACTGCTGGCCCTGCTGATCCTGCGCCTAACGCCGAATCTAGGGCCGCGCCGGATCGAGGCCCTGCGGCGGCATTTCGGGGGCGCGGGGGCGGCCCTGAATGCCCCGCTTGCCCAGTTGCGTGATGTACCTGGACTGGACGCCAGAAGTATGGCCAGCATCGGCCAACCGAAAGCAGCGGCGGGGGCGCAGGCCGAGCTGGACAAAGCCCGGCGAATGGGCGTCACGCTGCTGGGCCGGGGCCTCGACGGTTACCCGGCCGCCCTGGAGTCGCTGGGCGACCCACCCCCAGTGCTGTGGGTGCTGGGCGATCTGCCTGATCTGGACGTCGTGCCGCGCGCTGTGGGGATTGTGGGCACGCGGGCGGCCAGCCCCCATGCGGTCAGTCTGACCCGCTCGATTTCAGGCGACCTCGCGCGGGTGGGCGTCGTGGTGGTCAGCGGTCTGGCACGCGGCATCGATACGGCAGCGCATGGGGCAGCGGTGGAGGCTGGGGGCCACAGCATCGGCATTCTGGGCAGCGCCGTAAACGTAATCTACCCGCGCGAAAACGAGCGGTTGGCCGAGAGACTGACGCTGATCAGCGAATACCCGCTCGACACTGGCCCGGCCCAGCACCACTTTCCGACGCGCAACCGCCTGATCGCAGCACTGTCCGCCGGGACGCTGGTGGTGGAGGGCGAACGCAAATCGGGCAGTCTGATCACTGCCACCCACGCGCTGGAATGTGGGCGCACGGTCTTTGCCGTTCCAGGCCGAGCGGGTGATCCCCGCGCCGCCGGTCCCCATGCCCTGATCCGTGACGGCGCCGTGCTGACTGAAACTGCCCAGGACGTGCTAGACGAGTTGGGCTGGGGGCAGGTCCCTGCCTCGCCCATGCCCGATCTGCCCCCTGAACAGGCGCGCGTATTGGTGGCCCTTGGTGCCCCCGCCACGCTCGACGACCTACAATCAGGAACGAATCTTCCCCTGCCAGAGCTTCAGACCGCCCTGGTGATGCTGCAACTGCTGGGGCTGGCGGAGGAGATCGGCGGACGGTGGGCGCGGCGCTGA